A stretch of Camelina sativa cultivar DH55 chromosome 18, Cs, whole genome shotgun sequence DNA encodes these proteins:
- the LOC104760495 gene encoding uncharacterized protein LOC104760495 yields MCSSKLKNLSQENISQINGRPVLQPKSNQVPTLDRRNSLKKSPTKPLTSIASKIPSPRQISLISPPLSPNSKSLRKSAGSCKELLRSSSEKSRPVTKPVKSPENNSDGGYKEVISMPIVQKQPGSIAAARREEVAMKQEERKKKISHYGRIKSVKSNEKTVTLEHEKKKRCSFITTSSDPIYVAYHDQEWGVPVHEDKLLFELLVLTGAQVGSDWTSVLKRRNTLREAFSGFEAELVADFNEKKIQLIVNDYGIDISQVRAIVDNSKQILKVKRDIGSFNKYIWGFMKHKPVTTKYTSCQKIPVKTSKSETISKDMVRRGFRFVGPTVIHSLMQAAGLTNDHLITCPRHHECTAMAAL; encoded by the exons atgtgttcctcaaaattaaaaaacctgAGCCAAGAAAACATTTCCCAGATCAACGGTCGTCCAGTTCTTCAACCGAAATCGAACCAAGTTCCGACATTAGACCGACGTAACTCACTCAAGAAGTCTCCTACTAAGCCTTTGACTTCAATTGCATCAAAGATACCCTCACCAAGACAAATTTCTCTAATCTCTCCTCCTTTGTCTCCCAACTCAAAATCCTTGAGAAAATCGGCCGGTTCTTGCAAGGAATTACTTAGGTCTAGCTCTGAAAAGTCTAGACCGGTGACTAAACCGGTGAAATCGCCAGAGAACAACAGTGATGGTGGCTACAAAGAGGTTATTTCCATGCCAATCGTTCAGAAGCAGCCTGGAAGTATAGCAGCtgcaagaagagaagaggttgcgatgaaacaagaagagagaaagaagaaaatatctcaTTACGGTAGGATCAAATCGGTAAAATCGAACGAGAAAACCGTAACCCTTGagcatgagaagaagaagaggtgcaGTTTCATCACTACAAGTTCAG ATCCAATATATGTCGCTTACCATGACCAGGAATGGGGAGTCCCAGTTCATGAagacaa ACTACTATTTGAGCTTTTGGTGTTAACCGGCGCTCAGGTCGGGTCAGATTGGACTTCGGttttaaagagaagaaacacttTAAG AGAGGCTTTCTCTGGTTTCGAAGCAGAGTTGGTCGCAGACTTCAACGAGAAGAAAATACAATTAATAGTCAACGACTATGGCATTGACATTAGCCAAGTCCGTGCAATTGTTGACAACTCTAAACAAATTCTCaag GTGAAAAGAGATATCGGGTCATTCAACAAATACATTTGGGGGTTTATGAAACATAAACCGGTCACCACAAAATACACATCATGCCAAAAGATTCCGGTTAAGAC ATCGAAATCGGAGACCATAAGCAAAGACATGGTTCGTCGTGGGTTTAGGTTCGTTGGTCCGACGGTTATACATTCGTTAATGCAAGCCGCCGGTTTAACTAACGACCACTTGATCACATGTCCGAGGCATCACGAGTGTACTGCCATGGCGGCTTTATAG
- the LOC104763117 gene encoding RING finger protein PFF0165c-like encodes MASRDHNTKEKNLTCFVTDRFNSCRAFPVDGSASNEEKNKEVLECSSRSSVLKTGEPLQIPSSNHNPTSSPLETNSNPFCNPGQPETSSRNGVIIGASSLVQIWEARSQQSSSSLSQSLIDSRTSSGLSLSDISNSSSFSEFLNEVERKNNESSGEEIDWSPQSDMSNVSNSCENDREGRCFLELATCTTRVRGRQASEDVCKMILRNRETELEWLDDRNAVSKFSHRGCRRLQYMLRIRSLERCIAIQERYMSKSATSGVNRSLRGSSVMNHRDKYKTKTEKGSWENLNSAGETKKLSRPVSFRMKRVCKMACKTGDKNVLQEKMENSNTRKNYEAASNMNSSKKHEIEGKATEEGEGLRKGMVKESEETNKSSFSTAEKVNLWDSKGRPNRIRTMGKAKDEEKAARGVIDDVKTVERNKEMRKNEEVSICENGETMEIEEYRTNPQEVTSVVCLEQREGEEIASHIFRENGKEEKSSQNDKEISKAKKQEGSESLCMILETPIFLSDWDENVTEYKEYEDYNGESMYYDWISDISRPRSYWEALKKQRELEVMNKSPEKDDMRNLIEIRTVSGFLASEFREKIDKIMISRMQKKRLEVESNLVEEDEDNEESLGECSARYQEDLEETETEKVDLEPITETQMICDLRQQIKQLQREMFELQSLVKSCVDFQKSMKCESLSVSDSLERNCSVCLEMPIDSLLYRCGHMCTCLKCAHELQWSSGKCPICMAPIVDVVRAFLDS; translated from the exons ATGGCTTCGAGGGATCATAACACGAAAGAAAAGAATCTCACATGTTTTGTTACTGATCGTTTCAATAGCTGTCGTGCTTTTCCTGTGGATGGTTCTGCAAGTAATGAAGAGAAGAATAAAGAGGTTCTTGAATGTTCTTCAAGATCCTCTGTTTTAAAAACAGGGGAACCTCTGCAGATTCCTTCTTCCAACCACAATCCAACTTCTTCTCCCCTAGAGACCAATTCCAATCCGTTTTGTAATCCGGGTCAACCTGAGACCTCTTCAAGAAATGGTGTCATCATTGGAGCTTCTTCTCTGGTTCAGATTTGGGAAGCTCGGTCGCAGCAGTCAAGCTCGAGTCTAAGTCAATCGCTAATAGATAGCAGGACGAGTTCTGGATTAAGTCTCTCGGACATTTCGAATTCGAGTTCTTTTTCTGAGTTTCTCAACGAAGTGGAGAGAAAAAACAACGAAAGCAGTGGTGAAGAAATAGATTGGTCTCCTCAATCAGACATGAGTAATGTTTCAAATTCTTGTGAGAATGATAGAGAAGGGAGATGTTTTCTTGAACTGGCTACTTGTACCACTAGGGTAAGAGGGCGACAAGCAAGTGAAGACGTTTGTAAGATGATTTTGCGTAACCGAGAAACTGAGCTCGAATGGCTCGATGACCGCAACGCGGTTTCAAAGTTCTCCCATCGCGGGTGCCGACGTCTTCag TATATGCTTAGAATCCGAAGTTTGGAAAGGTGCATTGCCATTCAAGAAAGATATATGTCGAAATCAGCAACATCAGGTGTAAACCGGTCTTTGCGAGGATCTAGTGTGATGAATCACAG GGATAAATACAAGACAAAAACTGAGAAGGGGTCTTGGGAAAATTTGAATAGCGCGGGAGAAACTAAAAAGTTATCTAGACCAGTATCTTTTCGGATGAAGAGGGTGTGTAAAATGGCCTGCAAAACAGGAGATAAGAATGTTTTGCAAGAAAAAATGGAGAATAGTAACACGAGGAAGAACTATGAAGCTGCAAGCAATATGAACAGTTCAAAGAAACATGAAATTGAGGGGAAAGCtacagaagaaggagaagggtTGAGAAAAGGTATGGTGAAGGAAAGTGAAGAAACGAACAAGTCTTCATTTAGTACTGCAGAGAAAGTGAATCTTTGGGATTCTAAGGGGAGACCTAATAGGATAAGAACGATGGGGAAAGCTAAAGACGAGGAAAAAGCTGCAAGAGGAGTCATTGATGATGTGAAGACTGTAGAGAGAAATAAAGAAATGCGGAAGAACGAAGAAGTTAGTATTTGTGAAAATGGTGAAACCATGGAGATTGAGGAATATAGAACCAACCCTCAAGAAGTTACATCAGTGGTTTGTTTGGAGcaaagagagggagaagaaaTTGCAAGTCACATCTTTAGAGAGAACGGTAAAGAGGAAAAATCTTCACAAAACGataaagaaatatcaaaagCCAAGAAGCAAGAAGGGTCGGAATCATTATGTATGATTCTTGAAACACCAATATTTCTAAGTGATTGGGATGAAAATGTAACGGAATATAAAGAATATGAAGATTACAATGGAGAGAGTATGTATTATGATTGGATTAGCGATATATCACGCCCACGAAGCTATTGGGAAGCTCTCAAGAAACAACGGGAGCTCGAGGTTATGAACAAGAGTCCAGAGAAAGATGATATGCGGAACTTAATCGAGAT AAGGACAGTTTCTGGCTTCCTCGCAAGTGAGTTTCGGGAAAAGATTGACAAAATCATGATCTCACGCATGCAAAAAAAGAGGTTAGAAGTAGAAAGCAATCTtgtagaagaagacgaagataaCGAGGAGAGCTTGGGTGAGTGTTCAGCAAGGTACCAAGAGGACCtagaagaaactgaaacagaGAAGGTAGATCTTGAACCAATAACT GAAACACAGATGATATGTGATCTCAGGCAACAAATCAAACAGCTTCAAAGAGAAATGTTCGAACTACAAAGTTTAGTCAAATCTTGCGTCGATTTCCAGAAATCCATGAAATGTGAATCACTTTCTG TATCAGATTCTCTGGAAAGAAACTGTTCTGTCTGCTTGGAGATGCCTATAGACTCACTTCTCTATAG gtgcGGACATATGTGCACCTGTCTGAAATGTGCTCATGAGCTTCAGTGGAGTAGTGGGAAATGCCCGATCTGTATGGCTCCAATTGTAGATGTTGTGAGGGCATTTCTTGATTCTTAG
- the LOC104760494 gene encoding LRR receptor-like serine/threonine-protein kinase GSO2 gives MQQNSLLLALFLLCFSIRSGSGQSDDLRTLLELKNSFVTNPKDETILRTWNADDPNFCNWTGVTCGGSVIIGLNLSSLGLTGSISPSIGRFNNLTHIDLSSNRLVGPIPTTLSNLSASLETLHLFSNRLSGEIPSQLGSLVNLKSLKLGDNELNGSIPETFGNLVSLRMLALASCRLTGTIPSQLGRLVQLQALILQDNELEGLIPPDIGNCTSLVLITAAVNRLNGSLPAELSRLVNLQTLNLGKNSFSGELPSQLGDLVNLNYLNLIGNKLQGLIPKRLTELVNLQTLDLSSNNLTGEIHEEFWNMNQLVSLVLSNNRLSGSLPKTICSNNTSLKQLALSETQLSGEIPAEIGKCQSLEALDLSNNTLTGRIPDSLFHLVELTNLYLNNNTLEGTLSPSISNLTKLQEFTLHRNNLEGKVPNEIGLLGKLEILYLYENRFSGEMPIEIGNCTNLNAIDWYGNRISGEIPSSIGRLKELTLLHLRENELVGNIPATLGNCDKLTILDLADNKLSGSVPSSLGFLTALEQLLIYNNSLQGNLPDSLVNLKNLTRINISSNKFNGSISPLCGSSSYLSFDVTENRFEGDIPLQIGNSPNLDRLRLGKNQFTGRIPWTFGKIRELSLLDISSNSLTGIIPLELGLCKKLTHIDLNDNFLSGVIPPWLGRLPLLGELKLSSNQFIGSLPTELFNLTKLLVLSLDGNSLNGSIPEEIGNLEALNALNLEKNQISGPLPSSIGKLSKLYELRLSRNALTGDIPVEIGQLQDLQSALDLSYNNFTGHIPSMVSTLHKLESLDLSHNQLIGEVPGQIGEMKSLGYLNLSYNNLEGKLKKHFSRWQADAFVGNAGLCGRPLLSHCNRAGSNKSQRSLSPKTVVIISAISSLVAIALMVLVIFLFFKQSHDVFKKRRGGNSAVSSDSSSSSQAPLFRNGGAKSDIKWEDIMEATRYLNDEFMIGSGGSGKVYKAELKSGETIAVKKILWKDDLMSNKSFNREVKTLGRIRHRHLVKLMGYCSSKAEGLNLLIYEYMENGSVWDWIHTKKKECLSWETRLKIAVGLAQGVEYLHYDCVPPIVHRDIKSSNVLLDSNMEAHLGDFGLAKILSENYDTNTESNTMFAGSYGYIAPEYAYTLKASEKSDVYSMGIVLMEIVTGKMPTEKMFDEETDMVRWVQTVLDTPPGSAAREKLIDSELKPLLSREEEAAYQVLEIAIQCTKTYPQERPSSRQASDYLLNVFNNRASSYREVRTDDTYK, from the exons atgcagcaaaactctcttcttcttgctctgtttctcctctgtttctcaatCCGGTCCGGTTCGGGTCAAAGTGACGATCTTCGAACTCTTCTCGAACTCAAGAACTCTTTCGTCACAAACCCAAAAGACGAAACCATTCTCCGAACTTGGAATGCAGATGATCCCAATTTCTGCAACTGGACCGGGGTCACATGCGGTGGTAGTGTAATCATCGGTTTAAATCTCTCCAGTTTAGGCTTAACCGGGTCAATTTCACCATCGATTGGCCGGTTTAATAACCTAACCCACATCGATCTGTCTTCGAACCGTCTCGTTGGTCCCATCCCAACGACTCTCTCCAACCTCTCCGCTTCGTTGGAAACGTTACATCTCTTCTCTAACCGACTCAGCGGCGAGATACCGAGTCAGCTCGGCTCGCTCGTGAATCTCAAGTCGTTAAAACTCGGAGACAACGAACTCAACGGTTCGATCCCGGAGACGTTTGGGAACCTCGTCAGTCTCCGGATGCTTGCGTTAGCCTCGTGTAGACTCACCGGTACAATACCGAGTCAGCTGGGGAGACTCGTTCAGCTCCAGGCTTTGATACTACAAGACAACGAGCTCGAAGGACTGATTCCGCCGGATATTGGTAACTGCACCAGCCTCGTTTTGATTACCGCGGCGGTGAATCGTCTCAACGGATCGTTACCGGCGGAGCTGAGTCGACTCGTGAACCTCCAGACGCTCAATTTGGGGAAAAACAGTTTCTCCGGTGAGTTACCGAGTCAACTCGGTGATTTGGTTAATCTCAATTACCTTAACTTGATTGGTAACAAGCTCCAAGGTTTGATTCCCAAGAGATTAACAGAGTTGGTTAATCTTCAAACACTTGATCTGTCTTCGAACAATCTCACCGGAGAGATACACGAAGAGTTCTGGAACATGAATCAGCTCGTGTCCTTGGTTCTATCGAATAATCGTCTCTCTGGTTCATTACCGAAGACTATATGTTCTAACAACACAAGCTTGAAGCAACTTGCTCTGTCTGAAACTCAACTCTCCGGCGAAATCCCGGCGGAAATCGGAAAATGCCAGTCGTTAGAAGCGCTTGATCTGTCGAACAATACGCTCACAGGTCGAATCCCAGACTCGTTGTTTCACCTCGTCGAACTCACGAATCTTTATCTTAACAACAATACCTTGGAAGGTACGTTATCTCCATCGATATCTAACCTAACGAAACTACAAGAGTTTACTCTGCATCGCAATAACTTGGAAGGCAAGGTACCGAATGAAATCGGATTGCTAGGCAAATTAGAGATTCTGTATCTATATGAGAATCGTTTTTCGGGTGAAATGCCGATAGAGATTGGGAATTGCACGAATCTGAATGCGATTGATTGGTATGGTAATCGAATCAGTGGagagattccttcttcaataggAAGATTGAAAGAGCTTACTCTGCTTCACTTGAGAGAGAACGAGCTTGTTGGTAACATTCCAGCCACTTTAGGTAACTGTGACAAACTGACGATCTTGGATTTAGCTGATAACAAGCTCTCGGGTTCGGTACCTTCCTCGTTAGGGTTCTTAACCGCGTTAGAACAGTTACTGATTTACAACAATTCTCTTCAAGGAAACCTTCCTGATTCACTTGTCAACCTCAAGAATCTCACAAGAATCAATATTTCCAGCAACAAGTTCAATGGTTCGATCAGTCCGTTGTGCGGTTCAAGCTCTTATCTTTCGTTTGATGTCACGGAGAACAGATTCGAGGGAGATATACCACTTCAGATAGGGAACTCTCCTAATCTTGATCGTTTAAGGTTAGGGAAGAATCAGTTCACAGGAAGAATCCCTTGGACGTTTGGGAAGATCCGGGAGCTGTCTTTATTGGATATCTCAAGCAATTCTCTAACGGGAATCATTCCGTTAGAGCTTGGTTTGTGTAAGAAGCTGACACACATTGATCTCAACGATAACTTTCTTTCAGGAGTTATACCACCATGGCTTGGAAGGCTTCCATTGCTGGGAGAGCTTAAGCTTTCTTCTAATCAGTTTATTGGCTCTCTCCCTACTGAGCTGTTCAACTTAACAAAGCTTCTTGTGTTATCTCTTGATGGCAATTCCCTTAACGGATCGATCCCAGAAGAGATTGGGAACTTGGAAGCTCTTAATGCACTTAACCTCGAAAAGAATCAGATTTCAGGTCCTCTTCCTTCATCAATAGGCAAGCTGAGCAAGCTTTACGAGCTTCGGTTATCGAGAAACGCGTTAACTGGAGACATTCCAGTTGAGATAGGACAGCTACAAGATCTTCAAAGTGCTTTAGATCTCAGCTACAACAACTTTACCGGACATATTCCGTCCATGGTGTCCACGTTACATAAGCTTGAATCCCTTGATCTGTCTCACAACCAGCTTATAGGAGAAGTTCCTGGCCAAATCGGAGAAATGAAAAGCTTGGGATATCTCAACCTCTCTTACAACAACCTCGAGGGGAAGTTAAAGAAACATTTCTCTAGATGGCAAGCTGATGCATTTGTAGGCAATGCAGGTCTTTGTGGAAGACCTCTTCTAAGTCACTGCAACAGAGCTGGATCAAACAAGAGCCAACGAAGTCTTAGTCCCAAAACCGTGGTTATCATCTCGGCCATTTCATCGTTAGTAGCAATTGCTTTGATGGTACTTGTAATCTTCCTTTTCTTCAAGCAAAGTCATGATGTTTTCAAGAAAAGGCGAGGCGGGAACAGCGCAGTCTCAtcagactcttcttcttcttcacaagctcCTCTCTTTAGAAACGGAGGTGCAAAGTCAGATATAAAGTGGGAAGACATTATGGAAGCTACACGTTACCTTAACGACGAGTTCATGATTGGATCAGGAGGGTCAGGAAAAGTTTACAAAGCTGAGTTGAAGAGCGGAGAGACGATTGCTGTGAAGAAGATTCTTTGGAAAGATGATTTGATGTCAAACAAGAGCTTTAACAGAGAAGTTAAGACACTTGGAAGAATCAGACATAGACATTTGGTGAAGCTGATGGGTTACTGCAGCAGCAAAGCTGAAGGTTTGAATCTGTTGATTTATGAGTATATGGAGAACGGAAGTGTTTGGGATTGGATTCacacgaagaagaaggagtgtCTTAGTTGGGAGACAAGATTGAAGATAGCAGTTGGGTTGGCTCAAGGAGTTGAGTACCTTCATTATGATTGTGTTCCTCCTATTGTTCATCGTGATATTAAATCGAGTAATGTGCTTCTTGATTCCAACATGGAAGCACATTTAGGAGATTTCGGACTCGCCAAGATCTTGAGTGAGAATTATGACACCAACACAGAATCAAACACTATGTTTGCAGGCTCTTATGGATACATCGctccag AGTATGCTTACACGTTGAAGGCGAGTGAGAAGAGCGATGTTTACAGTATGGGGATAGTGTTGATGGAGATTGTGACTGGTAAAATGCCAACCgagaaaatgtttgatgaagagACAGATATGGTTAGATGGGTACAGACGGTTCTTGATACTCCGCCGGGTTCTGCAGCGAGAGAGAAGCTGATTGATTCAGAGCTTAAACCGCTTTTATCCCGCGAAGAAGAAGCAGCTTATCAAGTTCTTGAAATAGCGATTCAGTGCACCAAGACTTATCCGCAGGAGAGACCATCTTCAAGACAAGCTAGTGACTACCTTCTTAATGTCTTCAACAATAGAGCTTCCAGTTACAGGGAGGTTCGAACTGATGATACCTATAAATGA
- the LOC109130460 gene encoding LRR receptor-like serine/threonine-protein kinase GSO2 yields the protein MQQNSLLLALFLLCFSIRSGSGQSDDLRTLLELKNSFVTNPKDETILRTWNADDPNFCNWTGVTCGGSVIIGLNLSSLGLTGSISPSIGRFNNLTHIDLSSNRLVGPIPTTLSNLSASLETLHLFSNRLSGEIPSQLGSLVNLKSLKLGDNELNGSIPETFGNLVSLRMLALASCRLTGTIPSQLGRLVQLQALILQDNELEGLIPPDIGNCTSLVLITAAVNRLNGSLPAELSRLISCFPN from the exons atgcagcaaaactctcttcttcttgctctgtttctcctctgtttctcaatCCGGTCCGGTTCGGGTCAAAGTGACGATCTTCGAACTCTTCTCGAACTCAAGAACTCTTTCGTCACAAACCCAAAAGACGAAACCATTCTCCGAACTTGGAATGCAGATGATCCCAATTTCTGCAACTGGACCGGGGTCACATGCGGTGGTAGTGTAATCATCGGTTTAAATCTCTCCAGTTTAGGCTTAACCGGGTCAATTTCACCATCGATTGGCCGGTTTAATAACCTAACCCACATCGATCTGTCTTCGAACCGTCTCGTTGGTCCCATCCCAACGACTCTCTCCAACCTCTCCGCTTCGTTGGAAACGTTACATCTCTTCTCTAACCGACTCAGCGGCGAGATACCGAGTCAGCTCGGCTCGCTCGTGAATCTCAAGTCGTTAAAACTCGGAGACAACGAACTCAACGGTTCGATCCCGGAGACGTTTGGGAACCTCGTCAGTCTCCGGATGCTTGCGTTAGCCTCGTGTAGACTCACCGGTACAATACCGAGTCAGCTGGGGAGACTCGTTCAGCTCCAGGCTTTGATACTACAAGACAACGAGCTCGAAGGACTGATTCCGCCGGATATTGGTAACTGCACCAGCCTCGTTTTGATTACCGCGGCGGTGAATCGTCTCAACGGATCGTTACCGGCGGAGCTGAGTCGACTC ATCTCTTGTTTCCcaaactaa